A region of Athene noctua chromosome 12, bAthNoc1.hap1.1, whole genome shotgun sequence DNA encodes the following proteins:
- the GNPDA1 gene encoding glucosamine-6-phosphate deaminase 1 isoform X3: MKLIILETYAQASEWAAKYIRNRIVHFGPGPGRFFTLGLPTGLPRDHPESYHSFMWNNFFKHIDISAENVHILDGNAPDLQAECDAFEDKIKAAGGIELFVGGIGPDGHIAFNEPGSSLVSRTRVKTLATDTILANARFFDGDLSRVPTMALTVGVGTVMDAREVMILITGAHKAFALYKAIEEGVNHMWTISAFQQHPNTVFVCDEDATLELRVKTVKYFKGLMLVHNKLVEPLYSMKETGADRSQSEKPYSD; the protein is encoded by the exons ATGAAGCTCATCATCCTGGAGACGTACGCGCAGGCCAGCGAGTGGGCGGCCAAGTACATTCGCAACCGAATCGTTCACTTCGGACCCGGCCCCGGGCGCTTCTTCACGCTGGGGCTGCCCACAG GTCTCCCGAGAGATCACCCGGAAAGTTACCATTCCTTCATGTGGAATAACTTCTTTAAGCATATCGACATCTCGGCAGAAAACGTTCACATTTTGGATGGAAACGCACCTGATCTACAGGCAGAGTGTGACGCGTTTGAGGATAAAATCAAAGCAGCTGGAGGAATTGAACTCTTTGTTGGAG GTATCGGCCCAGACGGTCACATTGCCTTCAACGAGCCCGGGTCGAGTTTGGTATCCAGGACGCGCGTGAAGACCTTGGCTACGGACACTATACTGGCTAATGCCAGGTTCTTTGACGGTGACCTTTCCAGAGTCCCCACAATGGCATTGACGGTCGGAGTAGGCACTGTCATGGATGCCAGAGAG GTGATGATTCTTATCACAGGAGCCCACAAAGCCTTTGCTTTGTACAAAGCTATCGAGGAGGGTGTCAACCACATGTGGACAATATCCGCTTTCCAGCAACACCCCAACACTGTGTTTGTGTGCGATGAGGATGCCACGCTGGAACTCAGGGTTAAGACGGTGAAATACTTTAAAG GTTTAATGCTGGTTCACAACAAGCTTGTGGAACCCTTATACAGCATGAAGGAGACGGGAGCAGACAGAAGCCAGTCTGAGAAGCCATACAGCGATTAA
- the GNPDA1 gene encoding glucosamine-6-phosphate deaminase 1 isoform X2 — MKLIILETYAQASEWAAKYIRNRIVHFGPGPGRFFTLGLPTGSTPLGCYRKLVEYCRNGDLSFKYVKTFNMDEYVGLPRDHPESYHSFMWNNFFKHIDISAENVHILDGNAPDLQAECDAFEDKIKAAGGIELFVGGIGPDGHIAFNEPGSSLVSRTRVKTLATDTILANARFFDGDLSRVPTMALTVGVGTVMDAREVMILITGAHKAFALYKAIEEGVNHMWTISAFQQHPNTVFVCDEDATLELRVKTVKYFKGLMLVHNKLVEPLYSMKETGADRSQSEKPYSD, encoded by the exons ATGAAGCTCATCATCCTGGAGACGTACGCGCAGGCCAGCGAGTGGGCGGCCAAGTACATTCGCAACCGAATCGTTCACTTCGGACCCGGCCCCGGGCGCTTCTTCACGCTGGGGCTGCCCACAG GCAGCACGCCGCTGGGCTGCTACAGGAAGCTGGTGGAGTACTGCCGGAACGGGGACCTCTCCTTCAAGTACGTGAAAACCTTCAACATGGACGAGTACGTGG GTCTCCCGAGAGATCACCCGGAAAGTTACCATTCCTTCATGTGGAATAACTTCTTTAAGCATATCGACATCTCGGCAGAAAACGTTCACATTTTGGATGGAAACGCACCTGATCTACAGGCAGAGTGTGACGCGTTTGAGGATAAAATCAAAGCAGCTGGAGGAATTGAACTCTTTGTTGGAG GTATCGGCCCAGACGGTCACATTGCCTTCAACGAGCCCGGGTCGAGTTTGGTATCCAGGACGCGCGTGAAGACCTTGGCTACGGACACTATACTGGCTAATGCCAGGTTCTTTGACGGTGACCTTTCCAGAGTCCCCACAATGGCATTGACGGTCGGAGTAGGCACTGTCATGGATGCCAGAGAG GTGATGATTCTTATCACAGGAGCCCACAAAGCCTTTGCTTTGTACAAAGCTATCGAGGAGGGTGTCAACCACATGTGGACAATATCCGCTTTCCAGCAACACCCCAACACTGTGTTTGTGTGCGATGAGGATGCCACGCTGGAACTCAGGGTTAAGACGGTGAAATACTTTAAAG GTTTAATGCTGGTTCACAACAAGCTTGTGGAACCCTTATACAGCATGAAGGAGACGGGAGCAGACAGAAGCCAGTCTGAGAAGCCATACAGCGATTAA
- the GNPDA1 gene encoding glucosamine-6-phosphate deaminase 1 isoform X1: protein MKLIILETYAQASEWAAKYIRNRIVHFGPGPGRFFTLGLPTGSTPLGCYRKLVEYCRNGDLSFKYVKTFNMDEYVGLPRDHPESYHSFMWNNFFKHIDISAENVHILDGNAPDLQAECDAFEDKIKAAGGIELFVGGIGPDGHIAFNEPGSSLVSRTRVKTLATDTILANARFFDGDLSRVPTMALTVGVGTVMDAREVRRKAGLYPVALEQGFLEQLKLIQPWSSIAPCWPGPAYASPATSSSVPDPPLLQHWEKARSCSGLHFRFADTWLCVTLWNSCDSQGARKVWEDVFD from the exons ATGAAGCTCATCATCCTGGAGACGTACGCGCAGGCCAGCGAGTGGGCGGCCAAGTACATTCGCAACCGAATCGTTCACTTCGGACCCGGCCCCGGGCGCTTCTTCACGCTGGGGCTGCCCACAG GCAGCACGCCGCTGGGCTGCTACAGGAAGCTGGTGGAGTACTGCCGGAACGGGGACCTCTCCTTCAAGTACGTGAAAACCTTCAACATGGACGAGTACGTGG GTCTCCCGAGAGATCACCCGGAAAGTTACCATTCCTTCATGTGGAATAACTTCTTTAAGCATATCGACATCTCGGCAGAAAACGTTCACATTTTGGATGGAAACGCACCTGATCTACAGGCAGAGTGTGACGCGTTTGAGGATAAAATCAAAGCAGCTGGAGGAATTGAACTCTTTGTTGGAG GTATCGGCCCAGACGGTCACATTGCCTTCAACGAGCCCGGGTCGAGTTTGGTATCCAGGACGCGCGTGAAGACCTTGGCTACGGACACTATACTGGCTAATGCCAGGTTCTTTGACGGTGACCTTTCCAGAGTCCCCACAATGGCATTGACGGTCGGAGTAGGCACTGTCATGGATGCCAGAGAGGTTAGGAGAAAAGCAGGACTTTATCCAGTAGCTCTTGAGCAGGGCTTCCTGGAGCAGCTAAAGCTCATCCAGCCCTGGAGCAGcattgcaccctgctggcctgggCCAGCCTACGCTTCCCCTGCCACGAGCAGCTCAGTGCCTGATCCTCCCCttctgcagcactgggaaaagGCTCGTTCTTGCTCTGGCCTCCATTTTCGCTTTGCTGACACTTGGCTTTGTGTAACCCTGTGGAACAGTTGTGATTCCCAGGGAGCTAGAAAGGTTTGGGAGGATGTCTTTGATTAA